A part of Halodesulfovibrio marinisediminis DSM 17456 genomic DNA contains:
- a CDS encoding plasmid mobilization protein has product MNKKPAEKVRKVRIESYITKEEYEKVVSLAQQCGISVSELIRRLALGQELNSKVDKEAFLDLLKVNADLGRLGGLFKLALTENVRKVASHRELRRILHEIEERQEELRQLIKLVEKAVLKRSLKGSSA; this is encoded by the coding sequence ATGAATAAGAAGCCAGCAGAAAAGGTAAGAAAAGTTCGTATTGAGTCTTACATCACTAAGGAAGAATATGAGAAGGTTGTGTCACTAGCTCAGCAGTGCGGTATCTCTGTGTCTGAACTCATACGAAGGCTTGCTCTTGGGCAAGAGCTCAACTCTAAAGTAGATAAGGAAGCTTTTTTAGATCTATTGAAGGTCAATGCAGACCTTGGTCGTCTAGGAGGCTTATTTAAGTTGGCGTTAACAGAGAATGTCAGAAAAGTGGCAAGCCATAGAGAACTTCGACGCATTCTGCATGAAATTGAAGAGCGGCAGGAAGAGCTGCGACAGCTTATTAAGTTAGTCGAAAAAGCAGTGCTTAAACGTAGCCTAAAAGGATCATCTGCATGA
- a CDS encoding 3'-5' exonuclease has protein sequence MNSIIYMHTVELYPQLQRLMKRGGFASKSAAKVNEIMGRIYLENPFHGVNTTNHGESRIDHCIKYQLFDGYRLITIKNKKVCLFAFAGSHDECDRWIKKKSGLSLIKNKDNEYDLILRSKDATIKTKRIQTKTDFSNSNLIDRLDKPYRNKFLKLLSGPEAMEFSRLTTQAQDKDILEIASTLADPQDAALLFDVAAMLREGNIEGTLNRLDLHFGDAKCLDSLSDEEVLEIQDGRTVKRLEIGSPEYFAWLEHYIKSSNYQDWMLFMHPTQEKVAHAEYEGPAKLSGVSGSGKTCVVVMRAIYLAKKNPSLPILIATLNKSLAQLINNLLNYACPDTEIRAKIHCSSFFSLCQKQLRKYDPKNEKLFDEVTWKTHEHVDEVWREFYRCELNNNSADVLLPLHKTLNKQGINAEEYLRQEFDWVRSAVADRNDYYKIKRKGRAIPFVETQRAMILDGLAAWEEKMSEIGVIDPVGLAAELSKYASRIQPLFSSILVDEVQDFGTLELSLLNRLVAPGKNDFFVAGDMAQHILPKHQSFKEAGINIPGGRSITFTKNYRNSREILKAAYEVFIHNLDSEIITDGDIELLDPKYANFSTPLPSVLQAESLEEEIAFSLSVAKQHLIENSTQKACIAIVGYSQYEISKLANQAGIQTLDGSAGLLDDNIFFSDLDQTKGYEFDFMCILNCSQEVLPNPTAPHDEYFRDACRFYVAMTRAKSELYLSYTGHPSSWLTNDSCKTFFDFLRWDDLFDFSLEHLIGAPRKLPRNINNPNKNILSYTGPQFIRTSLARGMSLELQNKIEELVDGAGLSRGWERIRWKTVKDAYDDVKAHPHAKTLFGPKTWVEFVDCIEQKVIGLQSRNEDRYEDAI, from the coding sequence ATGAATAGCATCATATACATGCATACAGTCGAACTCTACCCCCAACTGCAACGACTTATGAAGCGAGGGGGATTTGCAAGCAAAAGTGCCGCGAAAGTAAATGAAATAATGGGACGAATCTACCTAGAAAACCCATTCCATGGAGTTAATACTACCAATCATGGTGAATCACGAATCGATCACTGTATTAAATACCAACTGTTTGATGGCTACAGACTTATCACCATTAAGAATAAAAAAGTATGTCTATTTGCCTTTGCTGGTTCTCATGATGAATGTGATCGGTGGATTAAGAAAAAAAGCGGTCTTTCTCTTATAAAAAACAAAGACAACGAATATGATTTAATTCTTAGATCTAAGGATGCCACTATTAAGACAAAAAGAATCCAAACAAAAACTGATTTTTCAAATTCAAACTTAATAGACAGGCTCGACAAACCATATCGAAATAAATTTCTTAAGTTATTAAGTGGACCCGAGGCCATGGAATTTTCACGCCTCACCACTCAAGCTCAAGATAAAGATATTCTAGAGATAGCAAGTACATTAGCTGATCCACAAGATGCGGCATTATTATTCGATGTAGCTGCAATGCTACGAGAAGGAAATATTGAGGGGACATTAAATCGATTAGATTTACACTTTGGCGACGCAAAATGTTTAGATAGCCTCTCTGATGAAGAAGTTTTAGAAATTCAAGACGGTAGGACTGTAAAACGCTTAGAAATTGGCAGTCCGGAATACTTTGCTTGGCTAGAACACTACATTAAAAGCTCAAATTATCAAGATTGGATGTTGTTTATGCATCCAACTCAAGAAAAAGTTGCGCACGCAGAGTACGAAGGGCCGGCAAAATTATCAGGAGTCAGTGGTTCTGGCAAAACATGCGTTGTTGTCATGCGGGCAATTTATCTTGCTAAAAAAAATCCATCGTTGCCAATCTTGATTGCGACCTTAAACAAAAGCTTGGCGCAATTAATTAACAATCTTCTTAATTACGCATGCCCTGACACGGAAATTCGAGCCAAAATTCATTGCAGCTCTTTCTTTTCATTATGCCAAAAACAATTACGAAAGTATGACCCCAAAAATGAAAAGCTCTTCGACGAGGTAACATGGAAAACTCATGAGCATGTTGATGAAGTCTGGCGAGAATTCTATCGATGTGAGCTTAACAACAATTCTGCTGACGTGCTACTCCCTTTACACAAGACACTCAACAAACAAGGAATCAATGCGGAGGAATACCTTAGACAAGAATTTGATTGGGTTCGAAGTGCGGTTGCTGATAGAAATGATTACTACAAAATAAAGCGAAAAGGACGTGCAATCCCCTTTGTTGAAACGCAACGTGCTATGATTCTTGACGGCCTAGCAGCTTGGGAAGAAAAGATGTCTGAAATCGGGGTCATCGATCCGGTTGGCCTAGCAGCGGAACTCTCTAAATACGCATCACGCATACAACCACTTTTTAGTTCAATCCTCGTAGATGAAGTTCAAGACTTCGGAACATTAGAGCTGAGCCTTCTTAACAGGTTGGTCGCCCCTGGAAAAAATGACTTTTTTGTTGCCGGAGACATGGCTCAACACATCCTCCCAAAACACCAGTCTTTTAAAGAAGCAGGGATCAATATCCCTGGTGGCCGTTCAATCACATTTACTAAAAACTATAGAAATAGCAGAGAGATATTAAAAGCTGCCTACGAAGTCTTTATTCATAATCTTGATTCAGAAATCATCACAGATGGAGACATTGAGCTTCTTGACCCTAAGTATGCAAACTTTTCTACGCCATTACCCTCTGTTCTACAGGCTGAGTCACTTGAAGAAGAAATAGCTTTTTCACTTAGTGTTGCCAAACAACATCTGATAGAAAACTCAACGCAAAAAGCCTGTATCGCGATAGTGGGCTATAGTCAGTATGAAATATCAAAATTAGCTAACCAAGCGGGAATTCAAACTCTTGATGGAAGTGCAGGTCTTCTCGATGACAATATCTTTTTCTCAGATTTAGATCAGACCAAAGGCTATGAATTTGATTTCATGTGTATTCTTAATTGCTCACAAGAAGTCTTACCAAATCCTACGGCTCCACATGATGAGTACTTCCGTGACGCCTGTCGCTTTTATGTAGCCATGACACGAGCTAAGAGTGAGCTATACTTATCTTATACTGGCCACCCTAGCTCTTGGCTGACCAACGATTCCTGTAAAACTTTTTTTGATTTCTTACGATGGGACGATTTATTTGATTTCTCACTAGAACATCTCATAGGTGCCCCCAGAAAACTCCCTAGAAACATTAATAATCCAAACAAAAACATTCTTTCATATACCGGACCACAATTCATTCGAACAAGCTTAGCTAGAGGAATGTCATTAGAACTTCAAAATAAAATTGAAGAACTTGTAGATGGTGCTGGTCTCAGTAGAGGCTGGGAACGTATCAGATGGAAAACCGTAAAAGACGCTTATGATGATGTAAAAGCGCATCCTCACGCCAAAACTTTGTTTGGTCCCAAAACATGGGTCGAATTTGTGGATTGTATAGAACAAAAGGTAATCGGTTTACAATCAAGGAATGAAGATCGTTACGAAGACGCTATATAA
- the traI gene encoding TraI/MobA(P) family conjugative relaxase codes for MISKKQPSPSPQNDNYARLANYIADASHKGEKCMAVWSVGCMAGEDFQLGISEVLVTQACNERTKKEKTYHLIVSLRPEDESKLSEQAFKDIEKQFAEVLGFEEHQRHCGVHTNTNNLHMHVAYNMIHPEKKTRHEPYRDYWKRDNLCRELEQKYKLALDPGRKQRREFFQYVSSRSKNFMPAIEKAKSWEDVHGVMANYGLQLSCKKEISITPFDHSGIAYRIKGYELHSAFRKESLEERLGQFQAKNKFYPAREVFAPSRSKDNEQKNDKADALEAYTGQESFDGYLKRHKEIINSARVSASSWQEFQNILQDELSITIKERGRGAVFADFATRGKSQPHAKLSCLGSEYSRSKLEAEFGKLERIKEGRQSTPKKGYGRKPLHRDPERGKLYQEYKAGIKKRKKMFEEQKEQREQEVREQRLKWKIKITKYQIDSTLSWKEKRYLINVAKAEQLRHEELLKKKYATQRAKIKNEIPYGNWNEFLRQKAEAGNMVALAVLQSLKEKEKAAHKERPVVKLLEGMTYTVDNEGNITYKLKNGGVVRDCRKSIYASNDVEAVTFAEKLKARRFGQTKKKLKGNYR; via the coding sequence ATGATTTCAAAGAAGCAGCCCTCACCATCTCCGCAAAATGATAATTATGCTCGTTTGGCCAACTACATTGCAGATGCCTCCCATAAGGGGGAGAAGTGTATGGCTGTCTGGAGCGTTGGATGTATGGCTGGTGAAGATTTTCAGTTAGGCATATCTGAAGTTTTGGTAACACAAGCATGTAACGAGCGAACAAAGAAAGAAAAGACCTATCATTTGATTGTCTCTCTTCGCCCTGAAGACGAAAGCAAGCTTTCTGAGCAAGCTTTCAAAGACATTGAGAAGCAGTTTGCCGAGGTTTTGGGCTTTGAAGAGCACCAGCGTCATTGCGGGGTGCATACCAATACAAACAATCTTCATATGCATGTTGCTTACAACATGATTCACCCTGAAAAGAAAACAAGACATGAACCATATCGAGACTACTGGAAACGGGATAACTTGTGCCGTGAGCTTGAGCAAAAGTATAAACTTGCGCTAGATCCTGGACGTAAGCAGCGCCGTGAGTTTTTCCAATATGTTTCAAGTAGAAGTAAGAACTTTATGCCGGCAATAGAAAAAGCAAAGTCATGGGAGGATGTACATGGTGTAATGGCAAATTATGGACTTCAGCTTTCATGCAAAAAGGAAATTTCTATTACTCCGTTTGATCATTCAGGGATAGCCTACCGCATAAAAGGTTATGAACTTCATTCTGCTTTCAGAAAAGAAAGTTTGGAAGAGCGGTTAGGGCAATTTCAGGCAAAGAATAAATTTTATCCGGCACGGGAAGTGTTTGCTCCAAGTCGTTCGAAGGATAATGAGCAGAAGAACGACAAGGCTGACGCACTTGAAGCCTACACCGGCCAAGAAAGCTTTGATGGATACCTTAAGCGACATAAAGAGATTATCAATTCTGCACGAGTATCCGCATCATCTTGGCAGGAATTTCAAAATATTCTTCAGGACGAGTTAAGTATTACCATCAAGGAGCGCGGACGCGGTGCAGTCTTTGCCGATTTTGCAACAAGAGGGAAGAGTCAACCTCATGCAAAGTTGAGTTGTCTTGGTAGTGAGTACTCTAGATCAAAATTAGAGGCAGAGTTTGGGAAGCTGGAGAGAATAAAGGAAGGGCGACAGAGTACCCCTAAAAAGGGGTACGGCAGGAAGCCTCTTCATCGTGATCCGGAGCGCGGCAAGCTATACCAGGAATACAAAGCCGGCATCAAAAAGCGTAAGAAAATGTTTGAAGAGCAGAAGGAACAAAGGGAACAGGAGGTGCGCGAACAACGGCTTAAGTGGAAAATAAAAATCACAAAATACCAAATAGATAGCACGTTAAGCTGGAAAGAGAAGCGATATCTGATCAATGTCGCTAAAGCTGAGCAGTTACGCCACGAAGAGCTGCTTAAAAAGAAGTACGCAACCCAGCGCGCCAAGATCAAAAACGAAATTCCATATGGGAATTGGAATGAGTTTCTTCGGCAAAAAGCAGAGGCCGGTAATATGGTGGCGTTAGCCGTTCTTCAGTCATTAAAGGAGAAAGAAAAAGCAGCCCATAAAGAGCGCCCAGTGGTGAAACTTTTGGAAGGGATGACTTACACCGTCGATAACGAAGGAAATATTACCTACAAACTTAAGAATGGCGGTGTGGTGCGCGATTGCCGTAAGAGCATTTATGCGAGCAATGATGTTGAAGCAGTGACGTTTGCTGAAAAATTGAAAGCAAGGCGGTTTGGGCAAACTAAAAAGAAACTGAAAGGGAACTATCGGTAA
- a CDS encoding tyrosine-type recombinase/integrase, which produces MVNEILSSHSSCFHLFQVKNPNKGDKIMRPTVETAWNLYKELKLPSVRKPKTDIRVWEMHIAPYLGAKELDAVKSIDVLRLRAQIEAKQLSPQSVHHVLGLLRRILRKAIQWELYSGPLPVFEMPKVQNERTRFLTLKEAAVLLSELKRRSDLWYDISLFALSTGLRSGEIFHLLPEHINLSAKTVAIVDTKSDNRVVPLNDAALSIAEAYLARNTGSYLFTTIYGNKIQFAGKLFRRAVETCGLNDGIQDRRQRVVFHTLRHTFASWLVQGGTPLAVVSQLLGHSDIKMTLRYAHLAPEQGRKAVSYLNDYLDNVCTSTVFL; this is translated from the coding sequence ATGGTTAACGAAATTTTAAGTAGTCATAGTTCTTGCTTTCACTTGTTTCAAGTAAAAAATCCGAACAAGGGGGACAAGATTATGAGACCTACTGTTGAAACCGCGTGGAACCTATATAAAGAACTAAAATTACCTTCTGTTCGCAAACCGAAAACTGACATCCGAGTATGGGAAATGCATATTGCTCCCTATTTAGGTGCCAAAGAATTGGATGCGGTCAAAAGCATTGATGTTCTTCGCCTTCGTGCTCAAATCGAAGCAAAACAGCTGAGTCCACAATCGGTACATCATGTTTTAGGGTTGCTTCGTCGAATCTTACGTAAGGCAATTCAATGGGAACTCTATTCAGGTCCGTTGCCAGTTTTTGAAATGCCTAAAGTTCAGAATGAGCGAACGCGGTTTCTTACGTTAAAAGAAGCAGCTGTTTTGCTTTCTGAGCTAAAACGGCGTTCCGATCTCTGGTACGACATTAGCCTTTTCGCACTTTCTACCGGTTTACGCTCCGGAGAAATCTTCCATTTACTTCCTGAACACATCAATCTTTCAGCAAAGACTGTTGCGATAGTAGATACAAAATCTGACAACAGAGTAGTGCCGCTTAATGATGCCGCACTTTCCATCGCTGAAGCCTATCTTGCCCGTAATACGGGGTCATATCTCTTTACGACTATCTACGGAAATAAAATTCAGTTTGCAGGAAAACTCTTTCGAAGAGCTGTTGAAACCTGCGGGCTAAACGACGGCATCCAAGATCGTCGTCAACGTGTCGTTTTTCATACCTTACGGCATACTTTTGCTTCATGGCTGGTTCAAGGAGGAACTCCTTTAGCCGTGGTGAGTCAGTTGCTTGGTCATAGTGATATTAAGATGACTTTGCGCTATGCACACCTAGCTCCTGAGCAAGGAAGAAAAGCTGTAAGTTACTTAAATGATTATCTCGATAATGTTTGTACGTCAACTGTGTTTTTATAG
- a CDS encoding DUF2806 domain-containing protein → MKECPVTVDVRYDATRTSELLANASSKGVNKLFKAFFGKKYADISRYEALQGAQTVKDQLDIAMGTARFINGELVPISTLNTLPPIIAQEQERAMDNLVRNIQVALHELAVTAEEGISDSEVDQDFISRWQREAQVIGNDRLQLIWGKLLAEEVKTTATVSYRTLDVVKNLTPNEAKVFQRIIPYVVYSDFFLCDLTENSFPGGITYEDLKLLSDCGLLNMTETVFASGGAFTDLFGDISYGLAGKELLIAEGCQNTIRYHGLFLTDVGKCLCNISDESGYFDDELKKIASECAPFVISRQRPSHLSIFKKENEQEKLLCEIERPLDSI, encoded by the coding sequence ATGAAAGAATGTCCAGTAACAGTTGATGTAAGATATGATGCAACTAGAACAAGTGAATTATTAGCTAATGCATCTAGTAAAGGCGTTAATAAATTATTTAAAGCTTTTTTTGGAAAAAAATATGCAGATATATCTCGTTATGAGGCCTTGCAAGGAGCTCAGACTGTAAAAGATCAACTTGATATTGCAATGGGAACTGCACGGTTTATTAACGGGGAATTAGTTCCTATTTCTACGTTAAATACTTTGCCCCCTATTATTGCTCAAGAGCAGGAACGGGCAATGGATAATCTTGTTCGGAATATTCAGGTTGCACTACATGAACTTGCTGTTACTGCAGAGGAAGGAATTTCTGATTCAGAAGTCGATCAAGATTTTATTTCGCGTTGGCAGCGTGAAGCACAGGTAATTGGTAATGATAGGTTGCAACTAATATGGGGAAAGTTGCTTGCAGAAGAAGTGAAAACAACAGCAACGGTTTCTTATCGGACATTAGATGTAGTTAAGAACTTAACTCCTAATGAAGCCAAAGTTTTTCAACGAATAATCCCATATGTAGTTTATAGTGATTTCTTCTTATGTGATTTGACTGAAAATAGCTTTCCAGGAGGAATTACGTACGAAGATTTAAAGTTGTTATCTGATTGTGGCTTACTAAATATGACGGAAACAGTTTTTGCTTCAGGTGGAGCGTTTACAGATCTATTTGGTGATATTTCTTACGGTCTCGCTGGGAAAGAACTGCTAATAGCCGAAGGGTGTCAAAATACAATCCGTTATCATGGACTTTTTTTAACTGATGTTGGGAAGTGCTTATGTAATATTTCTGATGAGTCAGGATATTTTGATGACGAGTTGAAAAAAATAGCTTCTGAATGTGCCCCCTTTGTTATTTCGCGTCAGAGACCAAGCCACCTCTCGATATTTAAAAAAGAAAATGAGCAAGAAAAGTTACTTTGTGAGATTGAACGTCCTTTAGATTCGATTTAG
- a CDS encoding RluA family pseudouridine synthase, whose product MFDKYDASHLTMDVLYADDHCVVVYKPSGLLSVPGKGPEKADCVVSRVREMFPGCIEHPEAHRLDMSTSGILILGLTMEAKRNLSTEFRERRVGKKYEAILDGEVRGESGTIDLPLRLDWFNSPIRIYDPLQGKRCITLWQKLDHTDGKTRIAFDLITGRTHQLRVHSSHKFGLGCPIVGDNLYGTRHPGERLMLHSRYLKIAHPVSGEMMEFDRAPDF is encoded by the coding sequence ATGTTTGATAAATATGATGCATCGCATCTTACAATGGATGTTTTGTACGCAGATGATCATTGCGTTGTCGTTTACAAGCCTTCAGGGTTACTTTCCGTTCCTGGAAAAGGGCCGGAAAAGGCAGACTGTGTTGTAAGTCGCGTGCGTGAGATGTTTCCGGGATGTATTGAGCATCCAGAGGCGCATCGTCTAGATATGTCTACCTCAGGCATCCTTATTCTTGGTCTGACAATGGAAGCTAAGCGTAATTTGTCTACCGAGTTCCGTGAACGTCGCGTCGGGAAAAAGTATGAGGCCATTCTAGATGGTGAAGTTCGTGGGGAAAGCGGAACGATTGATTTGCCTCTGCGTCTGGACTGGTTTAACAGCCCTATCCGTATTTATGATCCGCTTCAGGGTAAGCGTTGTATTACCTTGTGGCAGAAATTGGATCACACAGACGGCAAAACTCGAATCGCTTTCGATCTTATTACCGGACGTACACACCAGTTGCGTGTACATTCTTCCCACAAGTTCGGTCTGGGATGTCCGATTGTTGGGGATAATTTGTACGGTACTCGTCATCCGGGGGAACGTCTTATGTTGCATTCCCGTTATTTAAAGATTGCGCACCCTGTTTCTGGTGAAATGATGGAGTTCGACAGAGCTCCGGACTTTTAG
- a CDS encoding NAD(P)/FAD-dependent oxidoreductase: MSKNNSTSKHIIILGGGFAGLWAAKELGKKGQYQVTVIDRNNYHLFQPLLYQVASAGLEPEQISYPLRGTFRKMPNVEFRMAEVTGLDLDHKALITDVGRIKYDGLIIALGSVTNFFGVPGAKKYAFSLKNAEDAIDIRNHILSCFEYAQYESDPDLRNQLLTFTVVGGGPTGIEYVGALAELVHTSLRRDFSELAKEDIKIILIEGEDEPLSGFPEKLQMYTMKKLEKLGVQGCYKQHVVQVDVDKVTLNSGEAIPTRTVIWTAGIRGNKVAERMGMPLGKAKRIITTPELNLADHPEVFVAGDIALPMDGDKLIPGPTVAPNAIQQGTLAAQNLANFFEDKELSPFSYFDKGSLATIGRSSAVVHLGKLKITGFFAWITWLIIHLLYLIGFRNRLIVLINWGFEYLLYERGVRLIMPKTKDTIPSEKTDEYDSSSIEGAALNKRSAE; this comes from the coding sequence ATGTCAAAAAACAACAGCACGAGTAAACACATCATTATATTAGGCGGCGGATTTGCCGGACTCTGGGCAGCAAAAGAGCTCGGAAAAAAAGGTCAATACCAAGTTACAGTAATTGACCGTAACAACTACCACCTATTCCAACCGTTACTTTATCAAGTTGCATCCGCAGGACTGGAACCAGAGCAAATCTCATACCCGCTCCGCGGAACCTTCCGCAAGATGCCCAACGTTGAATTTCGCATGGCAGAAGTTACAGGGCTTGATCTTGACCATAAGGCTCTGATCACTGATGTGGGACGTATCAAGTATGATGGGCTCATCATTGCTTTGGGAAGCGTCACCAATTTCTTCGGAGTCCCCGGAGCAAAAAAATATGCCTTCTCACTTAAAAACGCAGAAGATGCGATAGATATACGTAACCATATTCTTTCCTGTTTTGAATATGCACAATATGAATCGGATCCAGACCTACGTAATCAACTGCTCACCTTTACCGTAGTTGGCGGCGGCCCAACCGGCATCGAATATGTAGGGGCACTGGCAGAGCTCGTTCATACTTCACTACGCAGAGATTTCAGTGAATTAGCTAAAGAAGATATAAAAATCATTCTCATTGAAGGCGAAGACGAACCGCTTTCCGGATTTCCTGAGAAACTACAGATGTATACCATGAAAAAACTTGAAAAACTTGGTGTACAAGGTTGTTACAAGCAGCATGTCGTACAGGTGGACGTTGACAAAGTAACCTTGAACTCAGGAGAAGCCATCCCTACACGCACCGTTATATGGACAGCAGGTATCCGTGGAAACAAGGTTGCAGAGCGCATGGGCATGCCGCTCGGTAAGGCAAAACGTATCATCACCACTCCTGAATTAAACCTTGCAGATCATCCGGAGGTTTTTGTTGCGGGAGACATTGCGCTACCAATGGATGGAGACAAGTTAATACCAGGCCCCACCGTAGCTCCAAACGCAATCCAGCAAGGGACTCTGGCAGCACAAAACCTCGCAAACTTTTTTGAAGACAAGGAGCTTTCCCCGTTCTCCTACTTCGATAAAGGCTCCCTTGCGACGATTGGTCGCTCAAGCGCTGTTGTCCATCTGGGGAAACTCAAAATTACAGGATTCTTCGCATGGATAACCTGGCTGATCATCCACCTACTATACCTCATTGGATTCCGTAACAGGCTAATTGTATTAATCAACTGGGGATTCGAATACCTACTCTATGAGCGCGGAGTACGCTTAATCATGCCCAAAACAAAAGATACCATCCCGAGTGAAAAAACAGATGAATACGATTCTTCAAGCATTGAAGGAGCTGCTCTGAACAAACGTTCAGCAGAATAA